Proteins encoded by one window of Nicotiana tabacum cultivar K326 chromosome 10, ASM71507v2, whole genome shotgun sequence:
- the LOC107789313 gene encoding putative polygalacturonase, translated as MVETLTLTPSSSWRWTQFHHQRRWIPPLFSNQKTLFTALWIAFIFSVLYWQRDVTTGLLFFRRDFSVRQMPKLRPMAFNLTDFGGVGDGVTFNTAAFERAVLAISKLGKKGGGQLNVPPGYWLTAPFNLTSHMTLFLAEGAVILGIDDEKYWPLMPPLPSYGYGREHIGPRYGSLIHGQNLRDVVITGHNGTINGQGQTWWKKYKQRLLNNTRGPLVQIMWSSDIVISNITLRDSPFWTLHPYDCKNVTIKNVTILAPIFHAPNTDGIDPDSCEDMLIENCYISVGDDGIAIKSGWDQYGISYGRPSKNIVIRNLVVRSMVSAGISIGSEMSGGVSNVIVENVHVWNSRRAVRIKTAAGRGGYVRHIAYRNLTFENVRVGIVIKTDYNEHPDGEFDPKAVPVLKDISYESIHGEGVRVPVRIHGNSEIPVKNVTFRDMSIGITYKKKHIFQCAYVQGRVIGTVFPAPCENLDLYDERGHLIRRSDSQNASDVDYDF; from the exons ATGGTGGAGACTCTAACGCTAACGCCGTCGTCTTCATGGCGGTGGACTCAATTCCACCACCAACGTCGATGGATCCCTCCACTATTCTCCAACCAAAAAACCCTTTTCACCGCTCTTTGGATCGCCTTTATATTTTCTGTTTTATATTGGCAAAGGGATGTTACTACCGGGCTCTTGTTTTTCCGGCGGGATTTCTCGGTAAGGCAGATGCCTAAGCTCCGTCCAATGGCGTTTAACTTAACGGACTTTGGTGGAGTTGGTGACGGCGTTACATTCAATACGGCAGCGTTTGAGAGGGCAGTCTTGGCTATTTCCAAACTTGGTAAGAAAGGTGGTGGGCAGCTTAATGTGCCACCTGGCTATTGGTTAACGGCGCCGTTTAATTTAACCAGTCATATGACTCTGTTCCTTGCTGAAGGTGCTGTTATATTGGGTATTGAT GATGAGAAGTACTGGCCTCTCATGCCTCCCTTGCCTTCGTATGGATATGGGCGAGAGCATATTGGACCACGCTATGGGAGTTTAATCCATGGCCAAAATCTCAGAGATGTTGTAATCACAG GGCATAATGGTACCATTAATGGGCAGGGTCAAACATGGTGGAAGAAGTACAAGCAAAGGCTTCTTAACAACACCAGAGGGCCGCTTGTCCAGATTATGTGGTCTAGTGACATAGTGATCTCTAATATAACATTACGCGATTCTCCATTTTGGACGCTCCATCCATACGACTGCAAGAATGTAACAATCAAGAATGTCACAATTCTGGCACCCATCTTTCATGCTCCAAATACTGATGGCATAGATCCAG ATTCATGTGAAGATATGTTGATCGAGAACTGTTACATCAGTGTTGGTGATGATGGCATTGCAATAAAGAGTGGTTGGGATCAGTATGGAATTTCGTATGGACGGCCTTCAAAAAATATAGTCATCCGAAATCTTGTAGTTCGTTCAATGGTCAG TGCGGGCATATCGATAGGAAGTGAGATGTCTGGTGGGGTATCAAATGTCATCGTGGAAAATGTCCATGTCTGGAACTCAAGGCGGGCTGTTCGCATCAAAACAGCAGCTGGTAGAGGAGGATACGTACGACACATAGCATACAGGAATTTAACTTTTGAAAATGTTAGGGTGGGAATTGTCATCAAAACAGATTACAATGAACATCCTGATGGGGAGTTTGATCCCAAAGCTGTACCAGTACTAAAGGACATAAGCTACGAGTCAATACACGGTGAGGGAGTTCGTGTGCCTGTTCGTATCCATGGAAATTCAGAAATTCCAGTGAAAAATGTTACTTTCAGAGATATGTCGATTGGGATAACATACAAGAAGAAGCACATATTCCAGTGTGCTTATGTTCAAGGTCGTGTTATAGGTACTGTCTTCCCTGCCCCTTGTGAGAACCTTGACCTATACGACGAGCGAGGACATCTGATACGACGTTCTGATTCTCAGAATGCATCGGACGTAGATTACGACTTCTGA